Proteins from one Xenopus tropicalis strain Nigerian chromosome 1, UCB_Xtro_10.0, whole genome shotgun sequence genomic window:
- the LOC116408256 gene encoding uncharacterized protein LOC116408256, translating into MAVLPVEDLNTEYFIFTSSLGEANQFAVANGIYPTVLVTVTVSGSITYNGVQYGNGSAFSFSLGYQQVIQLQSPTDITGTRVVATAPVAVFSGNKCFTGINTACDVLLEQMHPVRNWGTFFPVFPLATHTNDIIDVMAANPDTIVIVVTSQQSTQYHLQPGSHERLTLDRAALVQSSEPVMISYLFQYQKNGQYDPFVTSVPPVPNTRKYYKFVTQSFYDNVLLVVSQAASPSEFYLDHQPLSSFPLNHMEINGFRAWEASLGKIDGQHEIYHSSSPFTIYVYGLGTYISYGYSMGQETTYPGPSITGPTEEPERLTSPTEEPERLTNPTEEPETLTNPTEEPERSTSPTEEPERSTSPTEEPERLTSPTEEPERLTSPTEEPERSTSPTEEPERSTSPTEEPERLTSPTEEPERSTSPTEEPESPQELHCFSDGAEFHLPLRLVAEAKLNVSDVHLQDPQCLGLQEGNTIIINIPFNRCGSNVHIKDGKTVYTNTIYGTVPGTSIHRIEVPVKCEMDMNETLGLSFHPKVTDVVSQSHYNVSMRFYQTDEFTDLITTFPHEVDLHGSLHLQLKVESDDTNLQILVEQCKASPSLEEREKGYSIIQHGCPLDSTLQNHPVPDQRMKQYSFHVFKFNPFQEVYLFCNVIICHNQTAPNRCTQGCITRRYRRDVSNAKLGSAQLSQGPIVLKSGAQLPNSQAGGSVPSMVLVAVIMAMAFLSVMGLMIQRRYYRRPGDSQPLISSY; encoded by the exons ATGGCCGTTCTTCCAGTAGAAGACCTAAACActgagtattttatttttacctcaAGTTTAGGGGAAGCAAATCAGTTCGCAGTGGCCAATGGTATATACCCCACTGTTCTAGTGACTGTCACAGTCTCAGGATCCATCACATACAATGGGGTACAGTATGGGAACGGCTCGGCTTTCTCATTCAGCCTTGGGTACCAGCAGGTCATTCAGCTACAAAGTCCCACTGACATAACAGGCACGAGAGTGGTGGCCACGGCCCCAGTGGCAGTGTTCAGTGGTAACAAGTGTTTTACTGGTATTAACACTGCCTGTGATGTCCTGCTTGAGCAGATGCACCCTGTAAGGAATTGGGGGACATTCTTTCCTGTGTTCCCATTGGCCACTCATACCAACGATATCATTGATGTGATGGCAGCAAATCCAGATACAATAGTCATTGTTGTAACTTCCCAACAAAGCACCCAGTACCACCTACAGCCGGGATCCCACGAGCGACTTACCTTAGACAGAGCAGCTCTGGTGCAGTCCTCAGAACCTGTCATGATCTCATACCTCTTCCAATATCAGAAAAATGGCCAATACGACCCTTTTGTCACTTCTGTTCCACCAGTTCCAAATACAAGGAAATATTACAAATTTGTTACACAGTCTTTCTATGATAACGTCCTATTGGTTGTATCCCAGGCAGCTTCTCCCTCTGAGTTCTACTTGGACCATCAGCCACTTAGTAGCTTTCCCTTAAACCATATGGAGATAAATGGATTCAGAGCCTGGGAAGCCTCTCTGGGGAAAATCGATGGACAACATGAAATATATCACAGTTCTTCTCCATTCACTATCTATGTTTATGGGCTAGGGACATATATTTCATATGGATATTCAATGGGCCAAGAAACAACATATCCAG GTCCATCTATAACAGGTCCTACAGAAGAGCCGGAGAGATTAACAAGTCCTACAGAAGAGCCGGAGAGATTAACAAATCCTACAGAAGAGCCAGAGACATTAACAAATCCTACAGAAGAGCCGGAGAGATCAACAAGTCCTACAGAAGAGCCGGAGAGATCAACAAGTCCTACAGAAGAGCCGGAGAGATTAACAAGTCCTACAGAAGAGCCGGAGAGATTAACAAGTCCTACAGAAGAGCCGGAGAGATCAACAAGTCCTACAGAAGAGCCGGAGAGATCAACAAGTCCTACAGAAGAGCCGGAGAGATTAACAAGTCCTACAGAAGAGCCGGAGAGATCAACAAGTCCTACAGAAGAGCCGGAGAGTCCCCAAGAGTTGCACTGTTTCTCTGATGGAGCCGAGTTCCACCTTCCTCTCAGATTAGTGGCTGAAGCCAAATTAAATGTGTCGGACGTCCATCTCCAAGACCCCCAGTGCCTGGGGCTGCAAGAGGGGAACACAATCATCATTAACATCCCATTCAACAGATGTGGGTCCAACGTTCAT ATTAAGGATGGAAAGACAGTCTATACAAACACCATCTATGGAACAGTCCCAGGGACCAGTATCCACCGCATTGAAGTCCCAGTGAAGTGTGAAATGGACATGAACGAGACCCTGGGTTTGAGCTTTCACCCCAAAGTTACTGATGTGGTTTCCCAAAGTCACTATAATGTGTCAATGAGATTCTACCAGACTGACGAGTTCACCGACCTGATTACAACGTTCCCCCATGAGGTTGATCTCCATGGCAGTCTCCATTTGCAGCTGAAAGTAGAGTCCGATGATACCAACCTACAGATACTGGTGGAACAGTGTAAGGCTTCCCCTTCATTAGAGGAGAGAGAGAAGGGTTACAGCATCATCCAGCATGG GTGCCCCCTGGACTCAACCCTACAGAACCACCCGGTGCCGGATCAGAGGATGAAACAATACAGTTTCCATGTATTTAAATTCAATCCATTCCAGGAGGTCTATCTGTTCTGCAACGTTATCATCTGCCACAATCAGACTGCCCCAAACCGCTGCACCCAAGGCTGTATCACCCGCAGATACCGACGCGATGTCTCCAATGCAAAGCTGGGCTCTGCCCAATTATCCCAGGGGCCCATTGTGCTTAAATCTG GGGCCCAACTCCCTAACAGCCAGGCTGGGGGCTCAGTCCCTTCAATGGTGTTGGTGGCCGTGATCATGGCTATGGCCTTCCTCTCAGTGATGGGGCTGATGATTCAGAGGCGTTACTACAGGAGGCCAGGAGACTCCCAGCCACTAATAAGCAGCTACTGA